A window of Zingiber officinale cultivar Zhangliang chromosome 5A, Zo_v1.1, whole genome shotgun sequence contains these coding sequences:
- the LOC121982384 gene encoding 4-hydroxy-3-methylbut-2-en-1-yl diphosphate synthase (ferredoxin), chloroplastic-like isoform X1: MVFLRSTPMRLTPESLRRLCDKHAAIATIDPTATQAHQKLPSSLELVRFEVGKKIMATGTVPSSMAGVTRSLGLAKSVDFTRIGFAPEQQRMKTRRRIVSVIKNSSKSGSDIVELEPASEGSPLLVPRRKYCESIHKTVRRKTRTVMVGTVALGSEHPIRVQTMTTSDTKDVDKTVEEVMRIADRGADLVRITVQGRKESDSCFEIKNKLVQNNYNIPLVADIHFAPAIAMRVAECFDKIRVNPGNFADRRAQFEQLEYSDDEYQKELEHIEKVFTPLVEKCKQYGRAIRIGTNHGSLSDRIMSYYGDSPRGMVESAFEFARICRKLDFHNFVFSMKASNPVIMVQAYRLLVTEMYAQGWDYPLHLGVTEAGEGEDGRMKSAIGIGTLLQDGLGDTIRVSLTEPPEKEIDPCKRLANLGMQASNLQKGTAPFEEKHRRYFDFQRRTGQLPVQIEGEEVDYRGVLHRDGSVLMPVSLDLLKTPELLYKSLAAKLVVGMPFKDLATVDSILLRELPPLDDVEARLALKRLIDISMGVIVPLSEQLEKPLPNAIVLVNLDELSTGAHKLLPRDTRLAVTIRGDEPYEELDIIKNVDNITMLLHDVPLSEEKLSRVHAARRLFEYLEESSLNFPVIHHIQFPKGIDGDDLVITAGSNAGSLLVDGLGDGILLEAPEQEFEFLRNTSFNLLQGCRMRNTKTEYVSCPSCGRTLFDLQDISAEIRTKTSHLPGVSIAIMGCIVNGPGEMADADFGYVGGAPGKIDLYVGKTVLKRGIAMEGATDALIQLIKDHGRWVDPPTEE, translated from the exons ATGGTTTTTCTCCGGTCAACGCCAATGCGCCTCACGCCAGAATCCCTACGGCGTCTGTGTGATAAACATGCGGCGATCGCCACAATCGACCCAACTGCAACTCAAGCGCACCAAAAGCTTCCTTCTTCCTTGGAATTGGTGAG GTTTGAAGTGGGAAAAAAGATCATGGCCACTGGAACAGTTCCTTCATCCATGGCCGGTGTGACTCGCAGCCTTGGCCTTGCGAAGAGTGTAGACTTCACAAGGATTGGTTTTGCCCCTGAGCAACAAAGAATGAAGACTCGGAGACGAATTGTTTCTGTGataaaaaattcttcaaaatcTGGCTCTGACATTGTGGAGCTGGAACCTGCCTCAGAAGGAAGTCCTCTCCTAG TTCCCAGGCGGAAGTATTGTGAATCCATACACAAGACTGTCAGGAGAAAGACTCGGACCGTGATGGTAGGGACTGTGGCCCTTGGCAGCGAGCATCCCATTCGAGTTCAGACGATGACCACTTCCGATACCAAAGATGTTGACAAGACCGTCGAGGAG GTAATGAGAATTGCAGATAGAGGAGCTGATTTAGTTCGAATAACAGTTCAAGGGAGGAAAGAATCGGATTCTTGTTTTGAAATTAAGAACAAACTCGTCCAAAACAA TTATAATATTCCTCTTGTGGCGGACATTCATTTCGCACCTGCAATTGCGATGAGGGTAGCTGAATGTTTCGACAAGATTCGAGTCAATCCTGGAAATTTTG CTGATAGGCGAGCACAGTTTGAGCAGTTAGAGTATAGTGATGATGAATATCAAAAAGAGCTTGAGCACATCGAAAAG GTCTTCACTCCATTGGTTGAGAAATGCAAGCAATATGGACGAGCAATCCGAATTGGGACAAACCATGGAAGTCTTTCTGATCGAATCATGAGCTACTATGGAGATTCTCCAAGAGGAATG GTTGAATCGGCCTTTGAATTTGCAAGGATATGCCGGAAGCTAGACTTCCATAATTTTGTATTCTCAATGAAAGCGAGTAACCCAGTTATCATGGTTCAAGCCTATCGGTTGCTTGTTACTGAGATGTATGCTCAAGGTTGGGATTATCCTCTCCACTTAGGAGTTACTGAAGCTGGAGAGGGAGAAGATGGAAGGATGAAATCCGCAATCGGTATTGGCACACTTCTTCAG GATGGTTTGGGCGATACAATCAGGGTGTCTTTGACAGAACCACCGGAGAAAGAGATTGATCCTTGTAAGCGGTTGGCTAACCTTGGAATGCAAGCTTCAAATCTTCAGAAAGGAACT GCACCTTTTGAGGAGAAACATAGAAGGTATTTTGACTTCCAGCGAAGAACAGGTCAACTTCCAGTGCAGATAGAG GGTGAAGAAGTGGATTACCGTGGAGTTCTTCATCGTGATGGTTCTGTTCTTATGCCAGTGTCCTTGGACCTGCTCAAG ACTCCGGAGCTTCTTTACAAGTCTCTTGCTGCAAAGCTTGTGGTTGGAATGCCTTTCAAG GACCTGGCAACTGTGGACTCTATTCTTTTGAGAGAACTTCCTCCTCTAGATGATGTTGAAGCT AGGTTGGCTCTCAAAAGGTTGATCGATATAAGCATGGGTGTCATAGTTCCGTTATCCGAGCAGCTGGAGAAACCACTTCCTAATGCAATTGTCCTTGTAAACCTCGACGAACTTTCAACTGGTGCTCACAAGCTTTTGCCAAGAG ATACTCGGTTAGCTGTAACTATTCGCGGGGATGAACCATATGAGGAGCTAGACATCATCAAGAATGTTGATAATATCACAATGTTACTACATGATGTTCCATTGAGCGAAGAGAAGCTCAGCCGAGTTCATGCAGCAAGGAG GTTGTTTGAGTATCTAGAAGAAAGTTCACTTAACTTCCCCGTTATCCACCATATCCAATTTCCTAAAGGGATCGACGG AGACGATCTGGTGATCACGGCTGGGAGCAATGCTGGTTCTCTTTTAGTCGATGGGCTTGGAGATGGTATCCTACTTGAGGCTCCTGAGCAGGAGTTTGAGTTCCTAAGGAATACATCCTTTAACTTGCTTCAAGGCTGCAGAATGCGCAACACAAAGACT GAGTACGTCTCTTGCCCATCTTGTGGACGGACACTCTTTGATCTTCAAGATATAAGCGCTGAGATCAGGACAAAGACTTCACATCTTCCTGGTGTTTCG ATTGCGATCATGGGTTGCATTGTGAATGGACCAGGAGAGATGGCTGATGCAGATTTTGGTTATGTTGGTGGTGCTCCAGGGAAGATCGATCTTTATGTTGGGAAG ACTGTGCTGAAGAGAGGCATCGCAATGGAGGGAGCAACTGATGCTCTAATCCAGCTCATAAAGGACCACGGCCGCTGGGTCGATCCACCGACCGAAGAGTAG
- the LOC121982384 gene encoding 4-hydroxy-3-methylbut-2-en-1-yl diphosphate synthase (ferredoxin), chloroplastic-like isoform X2 — MRRSPQSTQLQLKRTKSFLLPWNWFEVGKKIMATGTVPSSMAGVTRSLGLAKSVDFTRIGFAPEQQRMKTRRRIVSVIKNSSKSGSDIVELEPASEGSPLLVPRRKYCESIHKTVRRKTRTVMVGTVALGSEHPIRVQTMTTSDTKDVDKTVEEVMRIADRGADLVRITVQGRKESDSCFEIKNKLVQNNYNIPLVADIHFAPAIAMRVAECFDKIRVNPGNFADRRAQFEQLEYSDDEYQKELEHIEKVFTPLVEKCKQYGRAIRIGTNHGSLSDRIMSYYGDSPRGMVESAFEFARICRKLDFHNFVFSMKASNPVIMVQAYRLLVTEMYAQGWDYPLHLGVTEAGEGEDGRMKSAIGIGTLLQDGLGDTIRVSLTEPPEKEIDPCKRLANLGMQASNLQKGTAPFEEKHRRYFDFQRRTGQLPVQIEGEEVDYRGVLHRDGSVLMPVSLDLLKTPELLYKSLAAKLVVGMPFKDLATVDSILLRELPPLDDVEARLALKRLIDISMGVIVPLSEQLEKPLPNAIVLVNLDELSTGAHKLLPRDTRLAVTIRGDEPYEELDIIKNVDNITMLLHDVPLSEEKLSRVHAARRLFEYLEESSLNFPVIHHIQFPKGIDGDDLVITAGSNAGSLLVDGLGDGILLEAPEQEFEFLRNTSFNLLQGCRMRNTKTEYVSCPSCGRTLFDLQDISAEIRTKTSHLPGVSIAIMGCIVNGPGEMADADFGYVGGAPGKIDLYVGKTVLKRGIAMEGATDALIQLIKDHGRWVDPPTEE; from the exons ATGCGGCGATCGCCACAATCGACCCAACTGCAACTCAAGCGCACCAAAAGCTTCCTTCTTCCTTGGAATTG GTTTGAAGTGGGAAAAAAGATCATGGCCACTGGAACAGTTCCTTCATCCATGGCCGGTGTGACTCGCAGCCTTGGCCTTGCGAAGAGTGTAGACTTCACAAGGATTGGTTTTGCCCCTGAGCAACAAAGAATGAAGACTCGGAGACGAATTGTTTCTGTGataaaaaattcttcaaaatcTGGCTCTGACATTGTGGAGCTGGAACCTGCCTCAGAAGGAAGTCCTCTCCTAG TTCCCAGGCGGAAGTATTGTGAATCCATACACAAGACTGTCAGGAGAAAGACTCGGACCGTGATGGTAGGGACTGTGGCCCTTGGCAGCGAGCATCCCATTCGAGTTCAGACGATGACCACTTCCGATACCAAAGATGTTGACAAGACCGTCGAGGAG GTAATGAGAATTGCAGATAGAGGAGCTGATTTAGTTCGAATAACAGTTCAAGGGAGGAAAGAATCGGATTCTTGTTTTGAAATTAAGAACAAACTCGTCCAAAACAA TTATAATATTCCTCTTGTGGCGGACATTCATTTCGCACCTGCAATTGCGATGAGGGTAGCTGAATGTTTCGACAAGATTCGAGTCAATCCTGGAAATTTTG CTGATAGGCGAGCACAGTTTGAGCAGTTAGAGTATAGTGATGATGAATATCAAAAAGAGCTTGAGCACATCGAAAAG GTCTTCACTCCATTGGTTGAGAAATGCAAGCAATATGGACGAGCAATCCGAATTGGGACAAACCATGGAAGTCTTTCTGATCGAATCATGAGCTACTATGGAGATTCTCCAAGAGGAATG GTTGAATCGGCCTTTGAATTTGCAAGGATATGCCGGAAGCTAGACTTCCATAATTTTGTATTCTCAATGAAAGCGAGTAACCCAGTTATCATGGTTCAAGCCTATCGGTTGCTTGTTACTGAGATGTATGCTCAAGGTTGGGATTATCCTCTCCACTTAGGAGTTACTGAAGCTGGAGAGGGAGAAGATGGAAGGATGAAATCCGCAATCGGTATTGGCACACTTCTTCAG GATGGTTTGGGCGATACAATCAGGGTGTCTTTGACAGAACCACCGGAGAAAGAGATTGATCCTTGTAAGCGGTTGGCTAACCTTGGAATGCAAGCTTCAAATCTTCAGAAAGGAACT GCACCTTTTGAGGAGAAACATAGAAGGTATTTTGACTTCCAGCGAAGAACAGGTCAACTTCCAGTGCAGATAGAG GGTGAAGAAGTGGATTACCGTGGAGTTCTTCATCGTGATGGTTCTGTTCTTATGCCAGTGTCCTTGGACCTGCTCAAG ACTCCGGAGCTTCTTTACAAGTCTCTTGCTGCAAAGCTTGTGGTTGGAATGCCTTTCAAG GACCTGGCAACTGTGGACTCTATTCTTTTGAGAGAACTTCCTCCTCTAGATGATGTTGAAGCT AGGTTGGCTCTCAAAAGGTTGATCGATATAAGCATGGGTGTCATAGTTCCGTTATCCGAGCAGCTGGAGAAACCACTTCCTAATGCAATTGTCCTTGTAAACCTCGACGAACTTTCAACTGGTGCTCACAAGCTTTTGCCAAGAG ATACTCGGTTAGCTGTAACTATTCGCGGGGATGAACCATATGAGGAGCTAGACATCATCAAGAATGTTGATAATATCACAATGTTACTACATGATGTTCCATTGAGCGAAGAGAAGCTCAGCCGAGTTCATGCAGCAAGGAG GTTGTTTGAGTATCTAGAAGAAAGTTCACTTAACTTCCCCGTTATCCACCATATCCAATTTCCTAAAGGGATCGACGG AGACGATCTGGTGATCACGGCTGGGAGCAATGCTGGTTCTCTTTTAGTCGATGGGCTTGGAGATGGTATCCTACTTGAGGCTCCTGAGCAGGAGTTTGAGTTCCTAAGGAATACATCCTTTAACTTGCTTCAAGGCTGCAGAATGCGCAACACAAAGACT GAGTACGTCTCTTGCCCATCTTGTGGACGGACACTCTTTGATCTTCAAGATATAAGCGCTGAGATCAGGACAAAGACTTCACATCTTCCTGGTGTTTCG ATTGCGATCATGGGTTGCATTGTGAATGGACCAGGAGAGATGGCTGATGCAGATTTTGGTTATGTTGGTGGTGCTCCAGGGAAGATCGATCTTTATGTTGGGAAG ACTGTGCTGAAGAGAGGCATCGCAATGGAGGGAGCAACTGATGCTCTAATCCAGCTCATAAAGGACCACGGCCGCTGGGTCGATCCACCGACCGAAGAGTAG